A genomic window from Halorubrum trapanicum includes:
- a CDS encoding KEOPS complex subunit Pcc1 — translation MTATRAHETVLSFSYPTERRARVVADALGPEVGEIDDARSSATVDREGESVRVRVLADDLVALRAGVNSWSRLVAVAEDVGAGRD, via the coding sequence GTGACGGCGACGCGCGCACACGAGACGGTCCTCTCTTTCAGTTACCCCACCGAGCGGCGCGCCCGCGTCGTGGCCGACGCGCTCGGTCCCGAGGTCGGCGAGATCGACGACGCCCGATCGAGCGCGACGGTCGACCGCGAGGGCGAGTCGGTCCGCGTCCGCGTGCTCGCCGACGACCTCGTGGCGCTGCGCGCCGGCGTCAACAGCTGGTCGCGGCTGGTCGCGGTCGCCGAGGACGTCGGCGCGGGGCGCGATTGA
- a CDS encoding DNA-directed RNA polymerase subunit P, giving the protein MSYKCSRCKRDVTLDEYGGVRCPYCGHRVLLKERGGDIKEVDVE; this is encoded by the coding sequence ATGAGCTACAAGTGCTCCCGCTGTAAGCGCGACGTCACCCTCGACGAGTACGGCGGCGTGCGCTGCCCGTACTGCGGCCACCGCGTCCTCCTGAAGGAGCGCGGCGGCGACATCAAGGAAGTCGACGTCGAGTAA